The proteins below come from a single Metarhizium brunneum chromosome 1, complete sequence genomic window:
- the DCL-2 gene encoding Dicer-like protein 2 has translation MPGGYHHRNMIPATSPVGSYSSNESEVPGILPETVWVEGDQNDTPTDFPNIRETISADALQASPQEQHEDASHQGIACDNETSGTPSATAMSPRAYQLEMLDQSLKQNAIVVMDTGSGKTQVAVLRIKAELDRSAPDKIIWFLAPTVALCGQQFDVIRLQAASVAMKLLTGNDQVDTWSADTWDTILDGVRVVVSTYQVLLDALCHAFISIDRLSLIIFDEGKHPGSKIMTDFYHHNKHAAKSIPNILGITATPSMKEDLANMEILEAVLDAKCISPTRHREELLKCVKRPQIYSIVYDAPRSLQYTESMYRLRKEFLNLDITKDPYILRLQEDPSDRNRRALVRAVEKYDTFVQNQIKGLWGRSAEILQQLGTWAADMYIWKSSAAFLARINTDAIFNDWVDAEKKYLADFIRRVSPSCPASMPQSGSEVSEKATALVRELVSVEESTVCLIFVKERATAGALREFLVSCPRIVEKHRIGSMVGTSNYQSRKLALYELVGQSSDPMAALQSFRSGKINILIATSVLEEGIDVPACNMVICFDHPQTPKSFLQRRGRARMKESKLILLSEHSSSAVAKWEALEENMKAVYQDTQREIRAIQSLENSEESSSTFMEVESTGARLDFENAKSHLEHFCRVLSQGEFVDSRPDYIIHSHEDCDSSSKPRLSATVLLPSFVPSQLRQIDSKFSWRSEKNATKDAAFQAYQTLYEAGLVNKNLLPFKYEDIPGVETRAPEVEVDALLNPWFGVAKAWTEGDQSWLYSLKCCDHMHGESEYNVLIPAELSQLRNIQLYLNSSDLCELRFDSRRPISAADVAAMPDHTSALLALPFAHRWPIEEKHHIIRVWTQEHHVSMGGIGGKTFDPNSSDVIEGKYLVRNESNSPYHYVGLLPSKPPVESVQSSIFDYENAPADEPYLVVKKWTKRSDFLHPVLSSDATPTTTKPYPRVIPLPWATVDSIPLKFAQFGMLIPSLIHELEVTLIAKELSTTILERINITDLRLVREAISSRSAAEPVNYERLEFLGDSILKYCTAIQVSAIHPEWPEGYLSFFKDRLVSNSRLSRAAIDVGLAKFILTKTFTGQKWRPLYLENYTGNPGKVSPRKLSTKTLADVVEALIGASYVNGGITKALNCISLFVNEIQWQDVSANRALFFKMARDQDKLPAELKPLEHLVGYQFNKKSLLIEAMTHQSCMFDYQRRSYEHLEFIGDAILDFIIVRKMYTAEPLLAPHQMHSLKTAMVNADFLAFLSLDHQMRRTETAVTSNLQIVDKETTPLALWTFMRHSSEAIGIEQATTLKRYEALRGEILATLRQGSHYPWALLAGLQAKKFYSDIFESLLGAVWVDSGSIELCECMLQKFGVLSILDRLLKDRVQVQHPKEVLGKMAVTQTVTYNVDVQEAADGDRAFACRVLVGQRVITEVVDGVTKEEVKTKAAEAAIRIMSAERDKAAEVKH, from the exons ATGCCCGGAGGCTATCACCATAGAAATATGATTCCGGCTACATCTCCCGTTGGCTCTTATAGTTCCAATGAATCCGAAGTACCCGGTATATTACCGGAGACGGTCTGGGTTGAAGGTGATCAAAATGACACCCCCACAGATTTCCCTAATATTAGGGAAACAATCTCTGCCGATGCCCTGCAAGCCTCTCCCCAAGAACAACATGAGGATGCTTCACACCAGGGTATTGCTTGTGACAATGAGACGAGTGGAACACCCTCTGCCACTGCCATGTCCCCTCGAGCCTACCAGTTGGAGATGCTCGACCAGAGCCTCAAACAAAATGCCATTGTGGTT ATGGACACGGGAAGTGGCAAGACTCAAGT TGCCGTGCTGCGCATCAAAGCCGAGCTGGATCGATCCGCTCCCGATAAG ATAATATGGTTTCTTGCACCAACTGTCGCATTGTGTGGCCAACAATTCGATGTGATTCGGTTGCAGGCAGCATCGGTAGCCATGAAACTGCTCACAGGCAACGATCAGGTTGACACATGGTCGGCCGACACCTGGGATACGATCCTAGATGGGGTGCGGGTTGTTGTGTCGACCTACCAGGTTCTCCTCGATGCACTTTGTCACGCATTCATCAGCATCGACCGGCTTTCTCTCATCATCTTTGACGAAG GAAAGCATCCAGGAAGCAAGATCATGACGGATTTCTACCACCACAATAAACATGCGGCTAAAAGCATTCCAAATATCCTTGGCATTACAGCAACTCCTAGTATGAAAGAAGATCTTGCCAACATGGAGATTCTCGAGGCAGTATTGGACGCGAAATGCATTTCCCCTACCAGGCATCGAGAAGAGCTTTTGAAGTGCGTCAAGCGACCGCAGATATACAGCATTGTTTATGACGCACCTCGGTCATTGCAGTACACAGAATCAATGTACCGTTTGCGAAAAGAGTTCCTAAACCTCGATATAACAAAAGACCCATATATTTTAAGACTCCAAGAAGACCCCTCAGACCGAAATCGTCGGGCGCTCGTACGAGCTGTTGAGAAGTACGACACATTTGTGCAGAACCAAATTAAGGGCTTATGGGGACGCAGCGCCGAGATATTACAGCAACTTGGAACCTGGGCGGCGGACATGTACATCTGGAAGTCTTCAGCTGCCTTCTTGGCCCGTATAAACACCGATGCTATCTTCAATGATTGGGTTGATGCCGAAAAGAAGTACTTGGCAGATTTCATTCGTCGAgtttctccttcttgcccagcttcAATGCCACAAAGTGGCAGTGAGGTGTCTGAGAAGGCGACCGCCCTGGTTCGAGAACTTGTGTCAGTAGAGGAATCAACAGTTTGTCTGATTTTCGTAAAGGAGCGAGCAACTGCCGGTGCTCTCCGCGAGTTTCTGGTGTCGTGTCCACGTATCGTGGAAAAGCATCGCATCGGATCAATGGTTGGGACATCCAACTATCAGAGTAGGAAACTAGCTCTTTATGAACTCGTCGGACAGAGTTCAGACCCAATGGCAGCCTTGCAAAGCTTTCGTTCAGGAAAGATCAATATTCTCATCGCCACGTCCGTCTTGGAGGAAGGAATTGATGTGCCAGCCTGCAATATGGTCATATGCTTTGACCACCCTCAAACCCCCAAGTCATTTCTTCAACGACGGGGACGGGCTAGGATGAAAGAGTCCAAACTGATATTGCTTAGTGAGCATTCTTCGTCAGCTGTTGCGAAATGGGAAGCGTTGGAGGAAAATATGAAGGCTGTTTATCAAGACACACAGCGGGAGATCCGCGCGATACAGAGCCTGGAGAACTCTGAAGAGTCATCGTCAACTTTCATGGAAGTCGAGTCCACTGGAGCTAGACTCGACTTTGAGAATGCAAAGTCACATTTGGAGCATTTTTGCAGAGTTTTGTCTCAAGGAGAGTTTGTTGACAGTCGGCCGGACTATATTATTCATTCCCACGAGGACTGTGATTCAAGCTCAAAGCCAAGGTTGAGCGCCACTGTGCTTCTCCCATCATTCGTTCCCAGTCAACTTCGACAAATTGACAGCAAATTCAGCTGGCGATCGGAGAAGAATGCGaccaaagatgccgcctTTCAGGCCTACCAGACTCTATACGAGGCTGGTTTGGTGAATAAAAATCTACTACCCTTCAAGTATGAAGACATACCTGGCGTAGAGACCAGAGCCCCAGAGGTAGAGGTGGACGCACTGCTCAACCCTTGGTTCGGGGTGGCAAAAGCCTGGACAGAAGGAGACCAGTCATGGCTTTACTCTCTCAAATGTTGTGACCACATGCACGGCGAATCTGAATACAACGTGCTTATTCCTGCGGAACTCAGTCAGCTTCGAAATATCCAGCTATATCTCAACAGCAGTGATCTCTGTGAGCTACGTTTCGACTCCCGTCGCCCCATCTCTGCCGCTGATGTAGCTGCGATGCCAGATCACACTTCCGCATTGCTAGCACTTCCCTTCGCACATCGATGGCCAATTGAGGAAAAGCATCACATTATCAGGGTTTGGACACAAGAGCATCACGTATCAATGGGTGGGATTGGTGGCAAGACCTTTGACCCAAATAGCAGTGACGTTATTGAAGGGAAGTACCTGGTTCGAAACGAGTCAAACAGCCCATATCACTATGTAGGGCTCCTTCCATCTAAACCTCCGGTTGAGAGTGTTCAGAGTTCAATCTTTGATTACGAAAATGCTCCAGCCGATGAACCATATTTGGTTGTTAAGAAATGGACCAAGCGATCCGACTTCCTTCATCCTGTTCTCTCCTCCGACGCTACGCCAACAACGACAAAGCCATATCCTCGAGTTATTCCTTTACCTTGGGCAACAGTAGATAGCATCCCTCTCAAATTCGCACAGTTTGGCATGCTTATACCATCCCTTATACACGAGTTAGAGGTCACATTGATTGCGAAGGAATTATCGACCACGATCCTGGAAAGAATCAACATCACTGATCTCAGGCTGGTTCGAGAGGCAATCAGCTCCCGTAGCGCAGCAGAGCCTGTCAACTATGAGCGGCTTGAATTTCTTGGGGATTCGATTCTAAAATACTGCACTGCCATACAAGTCTCTGCTATTC ATCCAGAATGGCCGGAAGGATATCTTTCATTCTTCAAAGACCGCCTTGTAAGCAACTCTCGACTCTCCAGAGCAGCCATAGATGTAGGGCTTGCCAAATTTATTCTCACAAAGACCTTTACCGGCCAAAAATGGCGACCATTGTATCTGGAGAATTATACCGGGAATCCAGGCAAAGTGTCGCCACGAAAATTATCGACGAAAACCTTGGCTGATGTAGTAGAAGCACTTATTGGAGCATCGTACGTCAACGGGGGCATAACAAAAGCACTTAACTGTATATCATTGTTCGTCAACGAAATACAATGGCAAGATGTCAGCGCAAACCGAGCGCTGTTTTTCAAGATGGCACGAGATCAGGATAAATTACCAGCAGAGCTCAAACCCCTGGAGCATTTGGTTGGGTATCAGTTCAACAAGAAATCGTTGCTAATTGAAGCTATGACCCACCAGTCGTGTATGTTCGACTACCAGCGACGATCTTACGAACATTTGGAATTCATTGGCGACGCTATTCTCGATTTCATAATCGTGCGAAAGATGTACACCGCCGAGCCTCTCCTAGCTCCTCATCAAATGCATTCGTTAAAGACAGCAATGGTAAATGCTGACTTCTTGGCATTTTTGTCTCTTGACCACCAGATGCGACGGACAGAAACAGCCGTTACATCCAACTTGCAGATTGTTGATAAAGAGACGACTCCTTTAGCCCTGTGGACCTTTATGCGGCATTCTTCAGAGGCGATTGGAATCGAGCAAGCCACGACCTTGAAACGATATGAAGCACTTCGTGGGGAAATTCTGGCGACACTCCGCCAGGGTTCACATTATCCATGGGCTCTCCTTGCCGGactccaggccaagaagtTCTACTCGGACATCTTTGAGTCTTTGCTCGGGGCAGTGTGGGTTGACTCGGGCTCAATCGAGCTTTGTGAGTGCATGCTGCAGAAATTCGGAGTTTTGTCAATTTTAGACCGCCTTCTTAAAGACAGGGTCCAGGTACAGCATCCTAAGGAGGTGCTGGGCAAGATGGCGGTTACGCAGACTGTCACATATAATGTTGATGTGCAGGAGGCAGCAGATGGTGACAGAGCATTTGCATGTCGTGTTCTAGTGGGCCAAAGAGTCATTACTGAGGTTGTTGATGGTGTGACCAAGGAAGAAGTTAAGACGAAGGCAGCAGAGGCGGCAATACGAATTATGAGCGCGGAAAGAGACAAGGCAGCGGAAGTCAAGCATTGA
- the rhoA_1 gene encoding GTP-binding protein rhoA: protein MAEIRRKLVIVGDGACGKTCLLIVFSKGTFPEKHADSTAENRNKIVVTVIDVTSDDSITILTPVAPPRQSKQSGSSGDLEDWPYWIYFADAEAQVYVPTVFENYVADVEVDGKHVELALWDTAGQEDYDRLRPLSYPDTHVVLICFAIDSPDSLENVEEKWIPEVLHFCQGLPIILVGCKKDLRYDNKTIGELRAIDQKPVTPEEGEEKRKSIGAYKYLECSAKTNEGVREVFEHATRAALLSRTSRKRDKKCLVL from the exons ATGGCTGAAATCCGCCGAaagctcgtcatcgtcggcgACGGTGCCTGTGGTAAAACCTGCTTGTTGAT CGTTTTCTCCAAGGGCACATTCCCCGAG AAACACGCAGATAGCACAGCCGAGAATCGAAACAAGATTGTCGTTACCGTGATTGACGTGACATCGGACGACTCGATTACAATACTCACCCCCGTTGCACCGCCTCGCCAAAGCAAGCAATCGGGCAGCTCTGGCGACCTTGAAGATTGGCCTTATTGGATCTATTTTGCTGACGCAGAAGCTCAGGTCTATGTCCCCACCGTTTTCGAGAACTATGTCGCCGATGTCGAGGTCGATGGCAAGCACGTCGAGCTGGCCTTGTGGGATACGGCTGGACAGGAAGACTACGACCGACTCCGTCCCCTTTCTTACCCTGACACCCACGTCGTTCTGATCTGCTTTGCTATCGACTCACCTGATTCCCTGGAAAACGTTGAAGAAAAG TGGATCCCCGAAGTCCTCCACTTCTGCCAGGGACTGCCCATTATCTTGGTTGGCTGCAAGAAGGATCTGCGATATGATAACAAGACGATTGGTGAGCTGCGGGCTATTGATCAGAAGCCTGTCACCCCCGAAGAG GGCGAGGAGAAGCGCAAGTCTATTGGTGCCTACAAATACCTTGAATGCTCAGCCAAGACCAACGAGGGTGTCCGCGAGGTGTTCGAGCACGCTACCCGTGCTGCTCTTCTGTCTCGCACCAGCCGCAAGAGGGACAAGAAGTGTCTTGTTCTGTAA
- the tsr1 gene encoding Ribosome biogenesis protein tsr1: MPVAVANHSHRPTTKVSHKPFKSKAASKHELRDRAKGRVPNEGSQRRTPHQQVMSKFDRRNQAKQARLTKHREHLKETSIFSGKDGAPRIVAVVPLCADGDAKVAIKQLNGSLDIETDAQDGNFRVSVDRFKQKLQYITLQRELTACLDAARVADFVVVILSANEEVDAVGELILRSIESQGMSTLFTLVQGLETIEPAKQRQSTMASLKSFITHFHPEQEKLYSLDNRQECSNLMRSLCNTTPKGVRWRDDRSWIFAEDIKFAANESESTVVTGVVRGRGMKADRLVQLGDWGTYQIEKIVAAPLAKHAKKGDETAVEVEAENLLEVPSEDRDDLDELAPEDVVMDAEDDSEMAKEPAPKKGVLLDEHHYFSDDDAEERKIKKKVPKGTSNYQSAWYLDDVSDSDSDMEDMEIDDHKGQDEEIGAEDGIEGYAQPEPTEAGPSEYPQSEMMDVPDAADDAQQLAQFRARKRDEAEDDKEFPDEIELHPHVLARERLARYRGLKSLRTSPWQEDEDRAHEPEEWRRLLQVPDYNSSRSRAVREALVGGVAPGTRVYVYVKGVTTDVAKSHKPSAPVALFSLLRHENKKTSLNYLFNLSKDYGKSIKSKEELIVQCGPRRMVIKPIFSNPGSTPNDVHKFCRYLHPGQSAIASFMGPMTWGAVPVMFFKRCAPGTTNADGEQDIGLSLVGTGTALPPSTSRVVAKRVILTGHPYHIHKKIVTVRYMFFSREDVEWFKALPLWTRRGRTGFIKEPLGTHGYFKATFDGKINPQDAVGVSLYKRMWPRASRPVREPLLEGSAAAVGQGQNDDVMME; this comes from the exons ATGCCTGTTGCTGTTGCGAACCACTCGCATCGCCCCACCACAAAGGTGTCGCACAAGCCGTTCAAGTCAAAGGCCGCGTCAAAACACGAGCTGAGAGATCGTGCAAAAG GCCGAGTTCCAAACGAGGGGAGCCAAAGACGGACGCCGCACCAACAGGTCATGTCCAAGTTCGATCGACGAAACCAGGCCAAGCAGGCTCGGTTAACCAAGCACAGAGAACACCTCAAGGAGACTTCAATATTTTCCGGAAAGGATGGTGCCCCAAGAATTGTTGCCGTGGTCCCTCTATGCGCTGATGGCGACGCCAAAGTCGCCATTAAACAATTGAACGGGAGCCTGGATATTGAGACCGATGCTCAAGATGGAAACTTTCGAGTGTCAGTCGACCGTTTCAAGCAGAAGCTTCAGTATATTACCCTCCAGCGTGAACTCACTGCCTGCTTGGACGCTGCTCGGGTTGCTGATTTCGTTGTTGTAATTCTGTCCGCCAACGAAGAAGTGGACGCGGTTGGAGAATTGATCTTGCGAAGTATCGAAAGTCAGGGCATGTCAACCCTCTTCACTTTGGTACAAGGCCTCGAGACGATTGAGCCGGCCAAACAACGCCAATCTACCATGGCATCTCTCAAATCCTTCATTACCCATTTCCACCCCGAACAAGAGAAGCTGTACAGCCTGGATAATAGACAAGAATGCTCCAACTTGATGCGATCTCTGTGCAATACAACACCCAAGGGTGTCCGCTGGAGGGATGACAGAAGCTGGATTTTTGCCGAGGATATAAAATTTGCCGCCAACGAGTCGGAGTCTACCGTCGTCACTGGCGTTGTTCGAGGGCGAGGCATGAAGGCCGACAGACTGGTACAGCTTGGCGACTGGGGCACGTATCAAATTGAAAAGATTGTGGCGGCTCCCTTAGCAAAGCACGCCAAGAAGGGTGATGAAACTGCTGTCGAAGTCGAGGCTGAGAACCTGTTGGAGGTTCCCTCGGAGGATCGggacgacttggacgaaCTCGCTCCGGAGGATGTAGTCATGGATGCCGAGGATGATTCTGAGATGGCTAAGGAACCCGCGCCGAAGAAGGGTGTTTTGCTCGACGAGCACCACTACTTTtccgatgacgacgccgaagAAAGGAAGATAAAGAAGAAAGTGCCCAAGGGTACATCCAACTACCAGTCAGCCTGGTACCTAGACGATGTTTCCGACTCGGACTCGGACATGGAGGACATGGAAATAGACGACCACAAGGGTCAAGATGAGGAAATCGGCGCGGAAGATGGCATTGAGGGGTATGCTCAGCCCGAACCTACAGAAGCCGGGCCTTCTGAATACCCACAATCCGAAATGATGGATGTccccgacgccgccgacgatgcgCAGCAACTGGCTCAGTTTCGTGCCCGCAAGCGCGACGAAGCCGAAGACGACAAAGAGTTCCCCGATGAAATCGAGCTACACCCCCACGTCCTCGCCCGCGAGAGGTTAGCCCGGTACAGAGGTCTCAAAAGCCTGCGAACAAGCCCAtggcaagaagacgaagatcGGGCCCACGAACCCGAGGAATGGAGGCGCCTCCTCCAGGTGCCCGACTACAACTCCTCCCGGTCTCGGGCCGTTCGAGAAGCTcttgttggtggtgttgcgCCCGGCACCCGCGTCTACGTCTACGTCAAGGGCGTTACGACGGACGTTGCCAAGTCACACAAGCCCAGCGCACCCGTCGCGCTCTTCTCACTCCTCCGCCACGAGAACAAGAAGACCAGTCTCAACTACCTGTTCAATCTGAGCAAGGACTACGGCAAGtccatcaagtccaaggagGAACTCATTGTGCAGTGCGGACCGCGGCGCATGGTCATCAAGCCCATCTTTTCCAACCCGGGCTCCACGCCAAACGACGTCCACAAGTTCTGCCGCTACTTGCACCCGGGCCAGTCGGCCATTGCGTCCTTCATGGGACCCATGACATGGGGCGCCGTGCCCGTCATGTTCTTCAAGAGATGCGCCCCTGGAACCACCAatgccgacggcgagcagGACATTGGTCTAAGTCTAGTCGGCACAGGCACCGCCCTGCCGCCGTCCACGTCCCGAGTCGTTGCCAAGAGAGTCATCCTGACGGGCCACCCGTACCACATCCACAAGAAGATCGTCACGGTGCGGTACATGTTCTTCAGCCGCGAGGATGTAGAGTGGTTCAAGGCCCTGCCGCTGTGGACGAGAAGAGGACGGACGGGCTTTATCAAGGAGCCGCTGGGAACGCATGGCTACTTCAAGGCCACGTTTGATGGAAAGATTAACCCCCAAGATGCGGTGGGCGTGAGCTTGTATAAGCGCATGTGGCCGCGGGCTTCGAGGCCGGTCCGGGAGCCGTTGCTGGAAGgttctgctgccgccgttggacaaggccagaacGACGACGTCATGATGGAATGA
- the nrk1 gene encoding Nicotinamide riboside kinase: MPKSLIIGISGPSSSGKTTLARLLRDIFPNTFILHQDDFYKPEPECVALPPHSPQCSHEGRLPVKNGLLDWDSAGALDISAMTEALSYIRQHASFPVLAPHRLTFCSQILTSSKPTLDSKEDQNSVGKCPVPESTITALRSRVSDALPSSHPLRGENLRLCLLDGFLLYSPSMQAVHSHLDLKLFVRASYAKAKARREARDGYVTIEGFWADPPGYVDKIVWPNYVEEHAWMFDGGDVEGTFNADVLESQGIKAPKEAPVDADLEYVLGWMVDVVIDELRKHL; this comes from the coding sequence ATGCCCAAATCCCTCATAATAGGCATATCTGGTCCGTCCTCGAGTGGCAAAACCACGCTCGCCCGCCTCCTGCGTGATATATTCCCCAACACGTTTATCCTCCACCAAGACGACTTTTAtaagccagagccagagtGCGTCGCCCTTCCTCCTCACTCGCCGCAATGCTCACATGAAGGCAGATTACCCGTTAAAAATGGCCTGCTGGACTGGGATAGCGCAGGCGCCCTGGACATCTCTGCCATGACCGAAGCCCTCTCTTATATCCGGCAGCATGCTTCCTTTCCGGTACTTGCACCACACCGTCTGACCTTTTGTAGCCAAATCCTAACGTCCTCAAAGCCAACCCTAGACTCCAAAGAAGACCAAAATTCCGTCGGAAAATGCCCGGTGCCTGAATCGACCATCACTGCCCTCAGGAGCAGAGTGTCTGACGCCCTGCCTTCTTCACACCCTCTGCGCGGCGAAAATCTACGGCTGTGCCTTCTGGATGGATTTCTGCTGTACTCGCCCTCCATGCAGGCCGTCCATTCCCACCTTGATCTCAAGCTGTTTGTGAGAGCGTCAtatgccaaggccaaagcaaGAAGAGAGGCCCGTGATGGGTACGTGACCATTGAAGGGTTCTGGGCTGACCCCCCCGGGTATGTGGACAAGATTGTGTGGCCAAATTATGTCGAGGAACATGCTTGGATGTTTGATGGGGGGGATGTGGAAGGCACGTTTAACGCAGATGTCTTGGAAAGTCAAGGCATCAAGGCCCCGAAGGAGGCACCGGTAGATGCTGATCTGGAGTATGTGTTGGGGTGGATGGTGGATGTGGTGATTGATGAACTGAGGAAGCACCTATAG